A stretch of Pseudomonas taetrolens DNA encodes these proteins:
- the aspS gene encoding aspartate--tRNA ligase: MMRSHYCGQLNESLEGQEITLCGWVHRRRDHGGVIFLDIRDRDGLAQVVFDPDRAETFAAADRVRSEYVVKVTGKVRLRPAGAGNANMASGMIEVLGYELEVLNEAETPPFPLNEFSDVGEETRLRYRFIDLRRPEMLEKLRLRSRMTTSIRRYLDENGFLDVETPILTRATPEGARDYLVPSRTHAGSFFALPQSPQLFKQLLMVAGFDRYYQIAKCFRDEDLRADRQPEFTQIDIETSFLDEKDIMGLTEGMIRNLFKEVLDLEFGEFPHMTFEEAMRRYGSDKPDLRNPLELVDVADQLKDVDFKVFSGPANDPKCRIAALRVPGAGSMPRKQIDDYTKFVSIYGAKGLAYIKVNERAKGVEGLQSPIVKNIPEANLNVILDRVGAVDGDIVFFGADKAKIVSEALGALRIKVGNDLNLLTCEWAPMWVVDFPMFEENDDGSFSALHHPFTAPKCSPEELEANPATALSRAYDMVLNGTELGGGSIRIHRKEMQQAVFRLLGIEEAEQEEKFGFLLDALKYGAPPHGGLAFGLDRLVMLMTGAQSIREVIAFPKTQSAACVMTQAPGLVDAKALRELHIRLREQPKAE, encoded by the coding sequence ATGATGCGCAGCCATTATTGCGGCCAACTGAACGAAAGCCTGGAAGGCCAGGAAATTACCCTTTGCGGATGGGTCCACCGTCGCCGTGACCACGGTGGGGTGATTTTCCTCGATATCCGTGATCGTGACGGTCTGGCTCAAGTGGTATTCGATCCGGATCGCGCTGAAACCTTCGCTGCGGCCGACCGTGTGCGCAGTGAGTACGTCGTCAAGGTCACCGGCAAGGTGCGCCTGCGTCCTGCCGGTGCTGGCAACGCCAACATGGCGTCGGGCATGATCGAAGTTCTGGGTTACGAACTGGAAGTCCTGAACGAAGCTGAGACCCCGCCATTCCCGCTCAACGAATTCTCTGACGTTGGCGAAGAAACCCGCTTGCGTTATCGCTTCATTGACCTGCGTCGTCCGGAAATGCTCGAAAAGCTGCGTCTGCGTTCGCGCATGACCACCAGCATTCGTCGCTATCTGGACGAAAACGGCTTCCTGGACGTCGAAACACCGATCCTGACCCGTGCCACCCCTGAAGGTGCGCGTGACTACCTGGTGCCGAGCCGTACCCACGCCGGCTCCTTCTTTGCCCTGCCGCAATCGCCGCAGCTGTTCAAGCAATTGCTGATGGTGGCCGGTTTTGACCGTTACTACCAGATTGCCAAGTGCTTCCGCGACGAAGACCTGCGTGCCGACCGTCAGCCTGAGTTCACTCAGATCGACATCGAAACCAGCTTCCTCGATGAAAAAGACATCATGGGCCTGACCGAAGGCATGATCCGCAACCTGTTCAAGGAAGTGCTGGATCTGGAGTTCGGTGAATTCCCGCACATGACTTTCGAAGAAGCCATGCGCCGTTATGGCTCCGACAAACCGGACCTGCGTAACCCGCTGGAACTGGTTGACGTTGCCGACCAGCTCAAAGATGTGGATTTCAAGGTGTTCAGCGGCCCGGCCAACGATCCCAAGTGCCGCATCGCCGCCCTGCGAGTACCGGGCGCCGGCAGCATGCCGCGCAAGCAGATCGACGACTACACCAAGTTCGTCAGCATCTACGGTGCCAAAGGCCTGGCGTACATCAAGGTCAACGAGCGCGCCAAAGGTGTTGAAGGTCTGCAGTCGCCGATCGTGAAAAACATCCCTGAAGCCAACCTGAACGTAATCCTCGATCGTGTGGGTGCGGTTGATGGCGACATCGTGTTCTTCGGTGCCGACAAGGCCAAGATCGTTAGCGAAGCCCTGGGCGCCCTGCGCATCAAGGTCGGTAATGACCTGAACCTGCTGACGTGCGAGTGGGCGCCGATGTGGGTTGTCGACTTCCCGATGTTCGAAGAAAACGATGACGGCAGCTTCAGCGCGTTGCACCACCCGTTCACCGCGCCTAAATGTTCGCCTGAAGAGCTTGAGGCCAACCCTGCCACTGCGCTGTCCCGCGCCTATGACATGGTGCTGAACGGTACTGAGCTGGGGGGCGGTTCGATCCGTATCCATCGCAAGGAAATGCAGCAAGCTGTTTTCCGTCTGCTGGGTATCGAAGAGGCAGAACAGGAAGAGAAATTCGGCTTCCTGCTGGATGCCCTGAAGTACGGCGCACCGCCGCACGGCGGTCTGGCCTTTGGTCTGGATCGTCTGGTGATGCTGATGACGGGCGCTCAATCGATTCGTGAAGTGATTGCCTTCCCGAAAACTCAGAGCGCCGCCTGCGTCATGACCCAGGCTCCGGGCCTGGTTGATGCCAAGGCACTGCGCGAGTTGCACATTCGTTTGCGCGAACAGCCTAAGGCAGAGTAA
- a CDS encoding FmdB family zinc ribbon protein has translation MPMYDYQCASCGHQLEAIQKISDSPLVDCPACQAPELKKMLSMPGFRLSGTGWYETDFKTGSKKNLAGGDKSD, from the coding sequence ATGCCCATGTACGATTACCAATGCGCTTCCTGTGGTCATCAGCTGGAAGCCATTCAAAAGATCAGTGACTCACCGCTGGTTGATTGTCCTGCCTGCCAGGCCCCTGAATTGAAGAAGATGCTGTCGATGCCTGGCTTCCGCCTCAGCGGTACCGGCTGGTATGAAACAGACTTCAAGACAGGCTCGAAAAAGAATCTGGCAGGCGGCGACAAGTCCGACTGA